A part of Melittangium boletus DSM 14713 genomic DNA contains:
- a CDS encoding ATP-binding cassette domain-containing protein, with translation MSLIRAHRVSFAFSDARPLFSDVEFHLPSGWTGLVGANGAGKSTLLRLLSGELKPTEGHLRFEPPSALVQLCPQKVEALTPDVLAFAEASDSRARRLLGQLGLDVTALERWATLSPGERKRWQVGAALAREPDVLLLDEPTNHLDAEARDWLLAALRRFRGVGVLVSHDRDVLEALTTSTLRVHTGTVRLWPGAYVAAREAWEEELDARITSRQQAQDEHRRLQQRLVQTRRDQEAASASRSTASRMRNKYDSDARTLGAKTLASWADAKHGRRVATTRREVERAASAVESIEVEKSLGRSVFVDYVRPPHPLLFSLDVPELRAGDVALFGPLHLDIPREARIRLEGPNGAGKSTLLRALLEHARVPLERVLYLPQDVSDEEAREALESVRELPPEEKGRVLSLVAALGVEPDHLLASEQPSPGEARKLLIARGLGQHAWALVLDEPSNHLDLPSLERLEEALQSYPGALVLVSHDTHFARRCTTERWRVEGGRVDVSSE, from the coding sequence GTGTCACTCATTCGCGCTCACCGCGTGTCGTTCGCGTTTTCCGACGCCCGTCCCCTCTTCTCCGATGTGGAGTTCCACCTGCCCTCGGGCTGGACGGGACTCGTTGGCGCCAATGGCGCGGGCAAATCCACCCTGCTGCGGCTGCTGTCCGGAGAGCTGAAGCCCACGGAAGGCCACCTGCGCTTCGAGCCTCCCTCGGCGCTCGTGCAGCTCTGCCCCCAGAAGGTGGAAGCCCTCACCCCGGACGTGCTCGCGTTCGCCGAGGCCTCGGATTCGCGCGCCCGGCGCCTCTTGGGTCAACTCGGCCTGGACGTCACGGCGCTCGAACGGTGGGCCACGCTCTCCCCGGGTGAGCGCAAACGCTGGCAGGTGGGCGCCGCGCTCGCCCGCGAGCCCGATGTGCTGCTGCTCGACGAGCCCACCAACCACCTCGACGCCGAGGCCCGGGACTGGCTGCTGGCCGCCCTGCGCCGTTTCCGGGGCGTGGGCGTGCTCGTCTCGCATGATCGGGACGTGCTCGAGGCGCTCACCACCTCCACGCTGCGCGTGCACACGGGCACGGTGCGCCTGTGGCCCGGCGCCTACGTCGCCGCGCGGGAGGCCTGGGAAGAGGAACTGGACGCTCGCATCACGTCCCGCCAGCAGGCCCAGGACGAGCACCGCCGGCTGCAACAACGGCTCGTGCAGACGCGCCGGGATCAGGAGGCCGCCTCCGCCTCGCGCAGCACGGCCAGCCGGATGCGGAACAAGTACGACAGTGACGCACGCACCCTGGGGGCCAAGACGCTCGCGAGCTGGGCGGACGCGAAGCATGGCCGCCGCGTGGCCACCACCCGCCGCGAAGTCGAACGCGCCGCCTCCGCCGTCGAGTCCATCGAGGTGGAGAAGTCCCTCGGCCGCTCCGTCTTCGTCGACTACGTCCGCCCGCCCCACCCGCTCCTGTTCAGCCTGGACGTGCCGGAACTCCGCGCTGGAGACGTGGCGCTGTTCGGTCCCCTGCACCTCGACATCCCCCGCGAGGCACGCATCCGGCTCGAGGGGCCCAACGGCGCCGGGAAGAGCACCCTGCTCCGGGCCCTGCTCGAGCATGCCCGCGTGCCCCTCGAGCGCGTGCTGTACCTGCCTCAGGACGTGAGCGACGAGGAGGCCCGGGAAGCGCTCGAGTCGGTGCGCGAACTGCCCCCCGAGGAAAAGGGCCGCGTGCTGTCCCTCGTGGCCGCGCTCGGGGTGGAGCCGGATCACCTGCTCGCCTCGGAGCAACCCTCCCCGGGCGAGGCACGCAAGCTGCTCATCGCGCGGGGGCTCGGCCAGCATGCCTGGGCGCTGGTGCTCGACGAGCCCTCCAATCACCTGGACCTGCCCTCCCTGGAGCGGCTGGAGGAAGCGCTCCAAAGTTACCCAGGCGCCCTGGTGCTGGTGTCGCACGACACGCACTTCGCGCGGCGATGCACCACCGAGCGCTGGCGGGTGGAGGGCGGACGCGTGGACGTGAGCTCGGAGTGA
- a CDS encoding glutathione S-transferase family protein: MKLHGSMTSPYVRKVRVLLDEKQLPYEFVRENPRALDSQVQGLTPLGKVPVLRLDNGRTMIDSPVILEYLDGLSGEPLLPARGEARWDVLHWTSLADGLLQALVNRLLEHRRPEAQRSPETLAWEERRIARVLDALAQADTSRGFFVGDRFSLADLAVGVALEYLDFRYPHDWRARYPALGAWLATISARPSFTRTTLDTVP, translated from the coding sequence ATGAAACTCCATGGTTCGATGACGTCTCCCTACGTGCGCAAGGTGCGCGTCCTGCTCGACGAGAAGCAGTTGCCCTATGAATTCGTGCGGGAAAACCCTCGTGCCCTCGACAGCCAGGTCCAGGGCCTGACCCCCCTGGGCAAGGTGCCCGTGCTGCGGCTCGACAACGGGCGCACGATGATCGACTCCCCCGTCATCCTGGAGTACCTGGATGGGCTCTCGGGCGAGCCCCTGCTGCCCGCGCGCGGCGAGGCCCGGTGGGACGTGCTGCACTGGACGTCGCTCGCCGATGGTCTGCTCCAGGCCCTCGTCAACCGGCTGCTGGAGCACCGCCGCCCCGAGGCCCAGCGCTCCCCGGAGACCCTGGCGTGGGAGGAGCGGCGAATCGCCCGGGTGCTCGACGCGCTCGCCCAGGCGGACACGTCGAGGGGCTTCTTCGTCGGGGACCGGTTCAGCCTGGCGGACCTCGCGGTGGGCGTGGCGTTGGAGTACCTGGACTTCCGCTACCCGCACGACTGGCGGGCACGGTATCCAGCGTTGGGCGCCTGGCTGGCCACGATCTCCGCGCGGCCCTCCTTCACGCGCACCACGCTCGACACCGTGCCCTGA
- a CDS encoding ABC transporter ATP-binding protein, whose translation MRRSSDLSGLAELEDVPARDRGAVARRLLGETRPYFRPLLIALGFILLGAVAQAVGPFLVGYAIDHDIGGGDGWSLLRTLVALLVVYGVGLVAQQQQTRRIGLAGQRVLASLRMRLFEQLQALPLSYLDRRPLGDLMSRLLGDVDLINQFFGQGLTQLLGSLMGLVGVMVAMIWLDVPLALACFSIIPVMLLTTWFFAARARRAYRKTRETVGDVTAGLQEELSGVRQAQAFNRTEVNIQRFRQKNAANRDANVSAMGITSAFSPVIDVLSTLSTALVMGYGGYRVLEGQLSVGLVAAFLIYTQQFFRPLQMASSVYTLMQSALAGAERVYAILDEAREPADAPDALALGRAEGRITFDRVSFAYDPAHPVLHELSFEVEPGQTVALVGRTGAGKTTVASLLPRFYDATEGTVRLDGHDVRALTRASLRHQMATVLQEPVLFSGTIAENIAYGRPDASRERIEAAARAVLAHDFIVALPKGYDTELGGGSTALSQGQRQLLSFARAVLADPRVLILDEATANIDTRTEALIQRALTSLLADRTSVVIAHRLSTIRNADLILVLEKGRLLEQGTHEELMARAGVYAEMYGQQFLKPEGPR comes from the coding sequence ATGAGACGGAGCTCGGACTTGAGTGGCCTGGCGGAACTGGAGGATGTGCCCGCGCGCGACCGTGGCGCGGTGGCGCGCCGGCTCCTGGGCGAGACGAGGCCCTACTTCCGCCCCCTGTTGATCGCCCTGGGGTTCATCCTCCTGGGCGCGGTGGCGCAGGCGGTGGGGCCCTTCCTGGTGGGCTACGCCATCGACCACGACATCGGGGGAGGGGATGGGTGGAGCCTGCTGCGCACCCTGGTGGCCCTCCTCGTCGTCTATGGCGTCGGGCTGGTCGCCCAGCAGCAGCAGACGCGGCGCATCGGTCTGGCGGGGCAGCGGGTCCTCGCCTCGTTGCGGATGCGGCTCTTCGAACAACTCCAGGCGCTGCCGCTGTCGTACCTGGACCGGCGGCCCCTGGGGGACTTGATGAGCCGCCTGCTGGGAGACGTGGATCTCATCAACCAGTTCTTCGGGCAGGGGCTCACCCAGTTGCTGGGTTCCTTGATGGGACTGGTGGGCGTGATGGTGGCGATGATCTGGCTCGATGTGCCCCTGGCGCTGGCCTGTTTCTCCATCATCCCGGTGATGTTGCTCACCACCTGGTTCTTCGCCGCCCGTGCCCGGCGGGCCTACCGCAAGACGCGCGAGACGGTGGGCGACGTGACGGCGGGGCTCCAGGAGGAACTGAGCGGCGTGCGGCAGGCCCAGGCGTTCAACCGCACCGAGGTCAACATCCAACGCTTCCGGCAGAAGAACGCGGCCAACCGGGACGCGAACGTCTCCGCCATGGGCATCACCTCGGCCTTCTCGCCGGTGATCGACGTGCTCTCCACGCTCTCCACCGCGCTGGTGATGGGCTACGGCGGATACCGGGTGCTCGAGGGACAGCTGAGCGTGGGCCTGGTGGCGGCGTTCCTGATCTACACCCAGCAGTTCTTCCGGCCGCTGCAGATGGCCTCCTCGGTCTACACGCTGATGCAGTCGGCGCTCGCGGGCGCCGAGCGCGTCTACGCGATCCTCGACGAGGCGCGGGAGCCGGCCGACGCGCCGGACGCGCTCGCGCTCGGGCGGGCGGAGGGGCGCATCACCTTCGATCGGGTGTCGTTCGCGTACGACCCGGCCCACCCGGTGCTGCACGAGCTGAGCTTCGAGGTCGAACCCGGCCAGACCGTGGCGCTGGTGGGCCGCACGGGCGCGGGGAAGACGACGGTGGCGAGCCTGCTGCCCCGCTTCTACGACGCCACGGAGGGGACGGTGCGGCTCGATGGGCACGATGTGCGCGCCCTGACGCGGGCGAGCCTGCGGCACCAGATGGCGACGGTGCTCCAGGAGCCCGTCCTCTTCTCGGGCACCATCGCGGAGAACATCGCCTATGGCCGGCCGGACGCGAGCCGCGAGCGGATCGAGGCCGCCGCGCGCGCCGTCCTCGCGCACGACTTCATCGTCGCCCTGCCCAAGGGCTACGACACGGAGCTGGGCGGAGGGTCCACGGCGTTGAGCCAGGGCCAGCGCCAGCTCCTGTCGTTCGCCCGCGCCGTCCTCGCGGATCCGCGCGTGCTGATCCTCGACGAGGCCACCGCCAACATCGACACGCGGACGGAGGCCCTCATCCAGCGCGCGTTGACGTCGTTGCTCGCGGACCGCACCAGTGTCGTCATCGCGCACCGGCTGAGCACCATCCGCAACGCGGACCTCATCCTCGTCCTCGAGAAAGGGCGGCTCCTCGAGCAAGGCACGCACGAGGAGTTGATGGCGCGCGCGGGTGTGTACGCGGAGATGTACGGACAGCAGTTCCTCAAGCCGGAAGGCCCTCGATGA
- a CDS encoding ABC transporter ATP-binding protein, producing MESKRGPGRTPGAGKAVWRALGYLRRYRFDTMGALLSLLMASAANLAAPQFVRQVVDEGIAHGSMPAVRAAVAGLVGVALVRGVCNFLQGYLAERASQGVAFDLRDSLFERLQRLSFSYHDQAQTGQLLTRLTNDVEQVRTFVGGGAVQVVASLLMLVGCTALLFMTNPVLALAALATIAPVLWVLRHFMMKMGPLFGQVQGTLGRLNSILQESLRGARVVRAFSGEARESARYGRVNEEYLGLNLQLITIIFTHFPWVFFFASLGTLVVVGVGGWLIFHQWLSIGELLAFNSYLGFLLLPLITLGFLANQMSRAGVSAVRIFELLDTSVEVVDRPGAQVLPPLEGRVELRDVRFRYAGGERDILKGVSFVVEPGQFVAIIGTTGSGKSTVINLIPRFYEVTGGAVLIDGRDVRDVTLASLRSQVGIVLQEATLFAGTLRENIAYGRPSASLEEVQAAAEAAQAAEFIAALPQGYDTPVGERGVGLSGGQRQRVAIARALLTQPRLLILDDSTSAVDARTEAEIQHALDRLMRGSQRTAIVIAQRLSTVRDADQVIVLDEGRVVAQGRHEELLASSPLYNEILGSQLRPEQGEAV from the coding sequence ATGGAATCGAAACGAGGACCCGGAAGGACGCCGGGCGCGGGCAAGGCGGTGTGGCGGGCGCTCGGGTATCTGCGGCGCTATCGGTTCGACACGATGGGGGCGTTGCTGTCGCTGCTGATGGCCTCGGCGGCCAACCTCGCGGCGCCCCAGTTCGTGCGTCAGGTGGTGGATGAGGGGATCGCCCACGGCTCGATGCCGGCGGTGCGCGCGGCGGTGGCGGGGCTGGTGGGCGTCGCCCTGGTGCGAGGGGTGTGCAACTTCTTGCAGGGCTACCTCGCGGAGCGGGCCTCGCAAGGGGTGGCGTTCGACCTGCGGGACTCGCTCTTCGAGCGGCTGCAGCGGCTGAGTTTCAGCTACCACGATCAAGCGCAGACGGGGCAGCTCCTCACGCGGCTGACGAACGACGTGGAGCAGGTGCGCACCTTCGTGGGCGGCGGGGCGGTGCAGGTGGTGGCGTCGCTGCTCATGCTGGTGGGCTGTACGGCGCTGTTGTTCATGACGAACCCCGTGCTCGCGCTGGCGGCGCTGGCCACCATCGCGCCGGTGCTCTGGGTGCTGCGGCACTTCATGATGAAGATGGGGCCGCTGTTCGGCCAGGTGCAGGGGACCCTGGGCCGGCTCAATTCCATCCTGCAGGAGAGTCTGCGGGGCGCGCGCGTGGTCCGGGCCTTCTCCGGAGAGGCGCGCGAGTCGGCGCGCTATGGCCGCGTCAACGAGGAGTACCTGGGCCTCAACCTCCAGCTCATCACCATCATCTTCACCCACTTCCCCTGGGTGTTCTTCTTCGCCAGCCTGGGCACGCTCGTGGTGGTGGGCGTGGGCGGGTGGTTGATCTTCCATCAGTGGCTGAGCATCGGGGAACTGCTCGCGTTCAACAGCTACCTGGGCTTCCTGCTCCTGCCGCTCATCACCCTGGGGTTCCTGGCCAATCAGATGTCGCGCGCGGGCGTGTCCGCGGTGCGCATCTTCGAATTGCTCGACACCTCCGTGGAGGTGGTGGATCGGCCCGGCGCCCAGGTGCTGCCGCCCCTGGAGGGACGGGTGGAGCTGCGGGACGTGCGCTTCCGCTACGCCGGGGGCGAGCGGGACATCCTCAAGGGGGTCAGCTTCGTGGTCGAGCCGGGCCAGTTCGTGGCCATCATCGGCACCACGGGCTCGGGCAAGAGCACCGTCATCAACCTGATTCCCCGCTTCTATGAGGTCACGGGCGGCGCGGTGCTCATCGATGGCCGGGACGTGCGCGATGTGACGCTCGCCAGCCTGCGCTCACAGGTGGGCATCGTGCTCCAGGAGGCGACGCTCTTCGCCGGCACGCTGCGCGAGAACATCGCCTATGGCCGTCCCAGCGCCAGCCTGGAGGAGGTCCAGGCCGCGGCGGAGGCGGCCCAGGCGGCGGAGTTCATCGCGGCGCTGCCCCAGGGCTATGACACGCCGGTGGGTGAACGGGGCGTGGGACTGTCGGGAGGGCAGCGCCAACGTGTGGCGATCGCCCGTGCGTTGCTCACCCAACCGCGTCTGCTCATCCTCGACGACAGCACCTCGGCGGTGGACGCCCGCACCGAGGCGGAGATCCAACACGCGTTGGATCGGCTCATGCGGGGCTCGCAGCGCACCGCGATCGTCATCGCCCAGCGGCTGAGCACGGTGCGTGACGCCGATCAGGTCATCGTGCTCGACGAGGGCCGGGTGGTGGCCCAGGGGCGGCACGAGGAATTGCTCGCCTCCAGTCCGCTCTACAACGAGATCCTGGGATCGCAGCTCCGGCCGGAGCAGGGGGAGGCGGTATGA
- a CDS encoding DUF481 domain-containing protein encodes MLPVHTFLSAFLTFQTPPPPPPPAPPEVAAERAAAAAERAAAAAERSAQAIERLAQGITVAPPEEKKPEEKKPDAPTEGDNWNVTVGMGLIFITGNASTVTLNGLIAAERKTEGWIYAVKASGVYGQSRAPTLEGQEQAPDQVVALNAAVQLRGDRRFTERISGYLLAGAETDHVKSVEARGIGEGGVGVLWWDEQRSDGSNSFFRMDLALRYARETRFQYYPTRMDLPDVSLGGPRFGATFRHGVTKDISLLEEVSVLPSLIEGSRLLINNQTQLNVRLTRALSVTTTFLLQYDSEPAAGKFSTDTSLSVGATVTF; translated from the coding sequence GTGCTCCCCGTCCATACCTTCCTGTCCGCTTTCCTGACATTCCAGACCCCTCCCCCGCCTCCGCCCCCGGCGCCTCCCGAGGTCGCCGCCGAGCGCGCCGCCGCCGCCGCCGAGCGTGCCGCCGCCGCCGCCGAGCGCTCCGCCCAGGCCATCGAACGGCTCGCCCAGGGAATCACCGTGGCCCCTCCCGAGGAGAAGAAGCCCGAGGAGAAGAAGCCCGACGCCCCGACCGAAGGCGACAACTGGAACGTCACGGTGGGCATGGGCCTCATCTTCATCACCGGCAACGCGTCCACCGTGACGCTCAACGGCCTGATCGCCGCCGAGCGCAAGACGGAGGGGTGGATCTACGCCGTCAAGGCCTCGGGCGTGTACGGCCAGAGCCGGGCTCCCACGCTGGAAGGACAGGAGCAGGCCCCCGATCAGGTCGTGGCGCTCAACGCGGCGGTGCAACTGCGCGGCGACCGCCGCTTCACCGAGCGCATCAGCGGCTACCTGCTCGCCGGCGCGGAAACGGACCACGTGAAGAGCGTGGAGGCACGCGGTATCGGTGAAGGAGGCGTCGGCGTGCTGTGGTGGGACGAGCAACGGTCGGATGGCAGCAACTCCTTCTTCCGCATGGATCTCGCCCTGCGCTATGCCCGAGAGACGCGCTTCCAGTACTACCCCACGCGCATGGACCTGCCGGATGTCTCCCTGGGCGGCCCCCGCTTCGGCGCCACCTTCCGCCATGGCGTGACGAAGGACATCTCCCTCCTGGAAGAGGTGAGCGTGCTGCCCAGCCTCATCGAGGGCTCGCGTCTGCTCATCAACAACCAGACGCAGCTCAACGTGCGGCTCACCCGGGCGCTGTCGGTCACCACCACCTTCCTGCTCCAGTACGACAGCGAGCCCGCCGCCGGGAAGTTCTCCACGGACACCTCCCTGTCCGTGGGCGCCACGGTGACGTTCTAG
- a CDS encoding class I SAM-dependent methyltransferase: protein MNQTKTRADRTAEGVAMWRAIGAKESDARVRNPDFMAAGFLSPVSRALLTVSPLRSWMTSYYGNKLPGAYGYATARTLHLDAIFARALDEGAEQVVLLGAGYDSRAYRFRERLSKVRLFELDLQATQERKKKRIKTLFGGLPEWVTYVPINFDAQRLEDVLPAAGFDRTKRTFFLWEGVSMYLTEEAIDQTLGFVARNSPPKSSIAFDFVDQGALKGNSPRHPGVQQWIDVLTELGHPMTFGIDENATDVFLRKRGFEVVSQIGSAEMERKYLTKSDGALLCRTSSFLCIVHAQVTAPSPA from the coding sequence ATGAACCAGACGAAGACACGAGCCGACCGGACCGCGGAAGGCGTCGCGATGTGGCGTGCCATTGGCGCGAAAGAGTCGGATGCCCGCGTCCGCAACCCCGACTTCATGGCGGCGGGATTCCTCAGTCCCGTCTCCCGCGCGCTCCTGACGGTATCGCCCCTGCGCTCGTGGATGACGTCGTACTACGGCAACAAGTTGCCGGGCGCCTACGGCTACGCCACGGCGCGCACGCTGCACCTGGACGCCATCTTCGCGCGGGCCCTCGACGAGGGCGCCGAGCAGGTGGTGCTGCTCGGCGCGGGCTACGACAGCCGCGCGTACCGCTTCCGTGAGCGCCTCTCCAAGGTCCGGCTCTTCGAGTTGGATCTGCAGGCGACCCAGGAGCGCAAGAAGAAGCGGATCAAGACGCTGTTCGGCGGTCTGCCCGAGTGGGTCACTTACGTCCCCATCAACTTCGACGCTCAGCGGCTCGAGGACGTGCTGCCCGCCGCCGGGTTCGATCGCACCAAGCGCACCTTCTTCCTCTGGGAAGGCGTGAGCATGTACCTGACCGAGGAAGCCATCGATCAGACGCTCGGCTTCGTGGCGCGCAACTCGCCGCCCAAGAGCAGCATCGCCTTCGACTTCGTCGACCAGGGCGCGCTCAAGGGAAACAGCCCACGCCATCCTGGCGTCCAGCAGTGGATCGACGTGCTGACGGAGCTCGGCCATCCCATGACGTTCGGCATCGATGAGAACGCCACGGATGTCTTCCTGCGCAAGCGGGGGTTCGAGGTGGTGTCGCAGATCGGCTCCGCGGAAATGGAGCGCAAGTACCTGACGAAGAGCGATGGCGCACTGCTCTGCCGCACCTCCAGCTTCCTGTGCATCGTTCACGCCCAGGTCACGGCGCCCTCCCCGGCATGA
- a CDS encoding carbon-nitrogen hydrolase family protein yields the protein MSSLRVAALQLRSENGRVQHNLEHARPFIQRAAEQGAQLLLLPEFYPTGYLQSADVWKAGETLDGPTVRFLKQQAAQWGVHLGTSFLEAEGDDFYNAFVLASPAGRIHKVRKRRAPSYEAYWFRGSGDDPCVIDCELGRFSVGICADNHFGDMAACIEGQRAQLHLMPHCYCVPHENPKTFPAELIEASRRQMETLPVRYASHFGVPVVLANQCGPWNSPLPPPMGSMVKTDRFLGRSAIVSATGARLRALGEEEEGVIVDTVELRPADYPGDARKIAQAKGRWGWTSLGEPTFATASLAFKIGAMEWLARRSYRRSAQRKQSAQRVQSGAATPP from the coding sequence ATGAGTTCCCTTCGGGTCGCCGCCCTGCAGCTCCGCTCCGAGAACGGGCGCGTCCAGCACAACCTGGAACACGCCCGTCCCTTCATTCAACGCGCCGCGGAGCAGGGCGCCCAACTGCTGCTGCTCCCGGAGTTCTACCCCACGGGTTATCTGCAGAGCGCGGACGTCTGGAAGGCGGGAGAGACCCTGGACGGGCCCACCGTCCGCTTCCTGAAGCAACAGGCCGCGCAGTGGGGCGTCCACCTGGGGACCTCCTTCCTGGAGGCGGAGGGGGACGACTTCTACAACGCCTTCGTCCTCGCTTCCCCGGCGGGGCGGATCCACAAGGTCCGCAAGCGGCGCGCGCCCTCCTACGAGGCGTACTGGTTCCGGGGAAGTGGTGACGATCCCTGTGTGATCGACTGCGAGCTCGGGCGATTCAGCGTGGGCATCTGCGCGGACAACCACTTCGGGGACATGGCCGCGTGCATCGAGGGCCAGCGGGCGCAGCTCCACCTCATGCCGCACTGCTACTGCGTGCCGCACGAGAACCCCAAGACGTTCCCCGCGGAGCTCATCGAGGCGTCACGCCGGCAGATGGAGACGCTGCCGGTGCGCTACGCGAGCCACTTCGGCGTCCCGGTGGTGCTCGCCAACCAATGCGGCCCCTGGAACAGCCCCCTGCCCCCGCCCATGGGCTCCATGGTGAAGACGGACCGTTTCCTGGGCCGCTCCGCCATCGTGTCGGCCACGGGCGCCAGGCTCCGCGCGCTCGGCGAGGAAGAAGAAGGCGTCATCGTCGACACCGTCGAGTTGCGGCCCGCCGACTACCCGGGGGATGCGCGGAAGATCGCCCAGGCCAAGGGGCGCTGGGGCTGGACCTCGCTCGGCGAGCCGACGTTCGCCACGGCCTCGCTCGCGTTCAAGATCGGCGCGATGGAGTGGCTGGCCCGCCGGAGCTACCGGCGCAGCGCGCAGCGCAAGCAGAGCGCCCAGCGCGTCCAGTCCGGAGCCGCCACGCCTCCCTGA
- a CDS encoding fumarylacetoacetate hydrolase family protein yields MGVHVARFKTGSEIRWGVVQRDRLVVIPGQYATLAGFLGEGAAHARRLAAAPEGETLAVRDVELLSPVTAPCNVVCQGQNYRSHMLEVGQDPEAKNFNQFFRKASSSLTSGHGDIVKPERVRMLDYEIELGLVIGRPLSGPCRVERERLHEFVAGLVICNDVSARDIQLAEGQWYKSKSFRTFCPAGPYLYLLDAEDNARVMNLKLHLSVNDQTRQDSNTSEMVYPPEETLSELSEVMDLFPGDLVMTGTPRGVAAGHNAPKNAKWIKKFLTVVMSEKELTQLVVKMQTRNPAYLKEGDVVRATISSPDGSIHLGTQESRVVAAGRASA; encoded by the coding sequence ATGGGTGTACATGTCGCGAGATTCAAGACTGGAAGTGAGATCCGCTGGGGCGTGGTTCAGCGGGATCGGCTCGTGGTCATTCCAGGCCAGTACGCCACGCTGGCCGGGTTCCTGGGTGAGGGGGCCGCGCACGCCCGCCGTCTGGCCGCGGCGCCGGAGGGTGAAACCCTCGCCGTGCGGGACGTGGAATTGCTCTCTCCCGTGACCGCGCCCTGCAACGTGGTGTGCCAGGGCCAGAACTACCGCAGCCACATGCTGGAGGTGGGGCAGGATCCGGAGGCGAAGAACTTCAACCAGTTCTTCCGCAAGGCCTCCTCGTCGCTGACGTCGGGCCACGGTGACATCGTCAAACCCGAGCGGGTGCGGATGCTCGACTATGAGATCGAGCTGGGACTCGTCATCGGGCGCCCGCTGTCCGGCCCCTGCCGCGTGGAGCGCGAGCGCCTGCACGAGTTCGTCGCGGGCCTGGTGATCTGCAATGACGTGTCCGCGCGCGACATCCAGCTCGCCGAGGGGCAGTGGTACAAGTCGAAGAGCTTCCGGACGTTCTGCCCCGCGGGCCCCTACCTGTACCTGCTCGACGCGGAGGACAACGCGCGGGTGATGAACCTCAAGCTCCACCTGTCCGTGAACGACCAGACCCGCCAGGACTCCAACACGTCGGAGATGGTCTACCCGCCCGAGGAGACCCTGTCGGAGCTGTCGGAGGTCATGGATCTGTTCCCGGGCGATCTGGTGATGACCGGGACGCCCCGGGGCGTGGCGGCGGGGCACAACGCGCCCAAGAACGCCAAGTGGATCAAGAAGTTCCTCACCGTGGTCATGTCGGAGAAGGAACTCACGCAGCTCGTCGTGAAGATGCAGACGCGCAATCCCGCCTACCTGAAGGAAGGCGATGTCGTGCGCGCCACCATCTCCAGTCCGGATGGCTCCATCCACCTGGGGACGCAGGAGAGCCGGGTGGTCGCCGCGGGCCGCGCCTCCGCCTGA